A section of the Schistosoma haematobium chromosome ZW, whole genome shotgun sequence genome encodes:
- a CDS encoding hypothetical protein (EggNog:ENOG41034KA~COG:T) — MIMLSFSSQSSSNIINNIENGSNSVLSINTTVLMKTNNQSTKSSKSMANTTDSLEWARIQFTILPVLSLFIGCIGIIGNCLNFLVLHAYPTSQVTFGGECTARVNLLGLALADFLVCLTSLPLGYVQRRYTSHNFMLYYTIYGPGLVTYFLTVSVWMVLLMSIVRYLVVCRPLASRACLTSRHMLHIITLLYLLALLFHIPSFLTYTYSEEKVSHKRMLNSTIQQSEQQTHRRSYPTNTSRTHFNKTEKHNPVTIFVIEREIWKTESIRIAYTVSQIILTNIGPFIGVVITNVSVIRACRQSDACRKSYTYDSHKTFEKCNNNNVTQEHSSTQTRLQKRYLHYFQRDSNNTHQQHVGTGSWRTNSQGKSSAQRLQQRATNRVTPLLLAVIIAFLLFTAPFGIVHFACLQVMSEMGSLVRHDRNARILYMTLNLTVEWTNVVQLLGCASNFFLYFLVSTTFRRTTKRLSQRFYRNVREYKCPNILKILCSDSKDSSWNSDTRTNELRRKLADNLDKQFHPQVVPTSNCQHNENQCKLGHTSNTNNNQIIIYNNNNSNENDKRIRNSVKLQFCRLNRKRSKSTQSQTLNTKSPNIINPLCCINDDFLGIHTSPMPCINSSISDKISCNCVGFHEAHYKYLMNTSILASSLRGLAICPECAHVVGGYASLPESKSCLLKPCSSTSSKNNTHCLNNTTTNTSETLGIIPLVSDERNIYKHYGNLNYSVNNVNKITVENDNMNSEQTNNSYSLPVQRASN, encoded by the coding sequence ATGATCATGTTGAGTTTTTCATCTCAATCAAGTAGTAACATTATTAACAATATAGAGAATGGATCAAATTCTGTATTGTCAATAAATACTACAGTACTCATGAAAACAAATAACCAATCAACTAAGTCTTCTAAATCTATGGCTAACACGACCGATTCACTTGAATGGGCACGTATACAGTTTACTATACTACCTGTTCTATCCTTATTTATAGGATGCATAGGAATAATTGGAAACTGTTTAAATTTTCTTGTTTTACATGCTTATCCAACGTCTCAAGTGACATTTGGAGGTGAATGTACAGCACGTGTAAATTTACTTGGTCTAGCATTGGCtgattttcttgtttgtttaacaTCTTTACCATTGGGCTATGTTCAACGACGTTATACAAGTCATAATTTTATGCTTTATTACACTATTTATGGCCCTGGGCTTGTGACATATTTTCTAACCGTTAGTGTTTGGATGGTATTACTAATGAGTATTGTACGCTACCTAGTAGTTTGTCGACCATTAGCCTCTCGTGCATGTCTTACATCACGTCATATGTTACATATTATTACTCTGTTGTATTTGCTGGCATTGCTTTTTCATATCCCATCATTTTTAACATATACCTATAGTGAAGAAAAGGTTAGTCATAAAAGAATGTTAAATTCAACAATACAACAATCAGAACAACAAACTCACCGAAGGAGTTATCCAACAAATACAAGCAGAACACATTTTAACAAAACCGAAAAACATAATCCAGTGACAATATTTGTTATCGAACGTGAGATCTGGAAGACTGAAAGTATACGAATAGCATATACTGTTAGTCAAATAATCTTGACAAATATCGGTCCATTTATTGGTGTAGTTATAACTAATGTCTCGGTGATTAGAGCGTGTCGTCAAAGTGACGCATGCAGAAAATCATATACATATGATTCCcataaaacatttgaaaaatgtaataataataatgtgactcAGGAACACTCTAGTACACAAACAAGATTACAAAAACGTtatcttcattattttcaaagagATTCGAATAACACGCACCAACAACATGTGGGTACTGGTAGCTGGCGTACGAACTCACAAGGCAAATCATCAGCTCAGCGTTTACAACAAAGAGCCACAAATCGTGTCACTCCATTACTACTTGCAGTTATCATAGCATTTCTACTGTTCACTGCACCATTCGGTATTGTACATTTTGCTTGTCTCCAAGTAATGAGCGAAATGGGTTCGCTTGTTCGCCATGACAGAAATGCTCGTATACTATATATGACATTAAATTTAACAGTAGAATGGACTAATGTGGTTCAATTGCTGGGATGCGCATCAAACTTTTTCCTCTACTTTCTAGTTTCTACAACGTTTCGTCGTACGACTAAACGTCTTTCCCAACGTTTTTATAGAAATGTACGTGAGTATAAATGTCCGAACATCTTAAAAATTCTATGCTCAGATTCAAAAGATTCTTCATGGAATTCAGATACAAGAACAAATGAGCTACGTAGGAAATTAGCTGATAATTTAGATAAACAATTTCATCCTCAAGTCGTTCCAACTTCTAACTGCCAACATAACGAAAATCAATGTAAACTTGGTCACACTtccaacaccaataacaatcaaattattatttacaataataataatagtaacgaaAATGATAAACGGATTCGGAATTCAGTAAAGCTACAATTTTGTCGTTTAAATCGTAAACGTTCAAAGAGTACACAAAGTCAAACACTGAACACTAAATCTCCAAACATCATTAATCCTTTGTGTTGTATTAATGATGATTTTCTTGGTATACATACAAGTCCAATGCCATGTatcaattcatcaatttcaGATAAAATATCTTGTAATTGTGTTGGTTTTCATGAAGCTCATTATAAATATCTGATGAACACATCCATTTTGGCTAGTTCCTTAAGAGGGTTAGCAATCTGTCCCGAATGTGCACATGTTGTTGGAGGTTATGCTTCATTACCAGAAAGTAAATCATGTTTATTAAAACCTTGTAGTAGTACAAGTAGTAAAAACAATACTCATTGTTTGAATaatacaacaacaaatacaTCAGAAACCCTAGGAATAATACCATTAGTTTCTGATGAgcgaaatatttataaacactaTGGAAATCTAAATTATTCAGTAAACAATGTTAATAAAATTACTGTCGAGAATGATAACATGAATAGTGAACAAACAAATAACTCTTATAGTTTACCTGTTCAAAGAGCATCAAACTga